acaaaccacagcagaccatgtgtgtgtttgctgatatcatttttaactaattaaccactacacGTACCTTTACAAAGTGCACCTTTTTGCTTATGATACCAAATGCTCCAAGGTTATCGATAGTGTGGAGGATGTCAACAAGCTTCAGTCAGACATCAATGACATCACTAGTTGGAGCAAAAGCTGGTCGCTCCCTTTCAACGAAATGAAAAGCATAGTAATTCAATTCTGCTCCTCCCCTCCACCCCAAACCTCATACACTCTAGCCGGACTAAACGTAACTCAACGTAACTCACTCAATGTCCAACAAAGATCTAGGTCTCATTTTCCAATCGAATCTCAAATGGGTGTCCCACTATAACCAAATTTCTGCTAAAGCTTACAAGCTTACATACGGTATGTGAAAAAGAGCTCGAGGGCATTGGTGGGATGGTAGTGAGAGGAGTGGAACTGCCTCAGGGACTCCCACTGCACGCGTGCACTTTGGCCAGAGAACACAAGATTATCATGATTCAGCTAGCTTACTACATGTGAGGTTGAGGATGTCGTTGGGCCAGCCTCTGCTGATGTGGGAGCAGGTGTGACCTGGGAGGATCTTGTTCTGGAGAGCTTGCACAAACACACTTTCCGGGGAATTCGAAGCctgtagagagagagagggagggggggagggggagggggggtaatGGACAGCTGTGAATAATTTTTGCAGGCCAACTAGTATGAGGGGAGGACAAGCGCATGATCTGGCACAAGCAATACGCACCAGCACACAAATATGGCTACTGAATACTGCCACTTgagcattcatgcatgcaggatagAAACCGAGCTATAGGCCTGCTACACACCCAATAAAGGCACAATGGCTATTGTACACTCTGACCACCATACTCGGTATTACAACCCTTTCATTGCCTGCCTAACACAAAGGACAGACAACAATAaaattgtgtgtatatagtagggGAAAATATACGCTGACTATTATATACTCATGCATGGGAGTGGGATAGGTAGCAATAACCCTTGCCTAGCACAAAGGACAGACAATATGAAAGTTGTATAGGAGAAAATATACACTGACTACTATACCCACGGGACTGGGATACGTAGCAATGAGGTAACCCGAGGTAATAGCCACAAGACAGCCTATATAAAAGCAATATCAAAATCATCAAAATCATCAAAATTATTGGAATCAAAGAAGACAAAAATGAAGTTTGCTGTCTCTCTCCTGCTGTCACTCTGTGTAAGTGGGGCTCTGTCCGCTGGTCCCTTCACTGCCACCATCACCAACAAGCCAGTCTTCAAGCTGGGAGATGAGGTCATTGTAGAGGTGACCCTCACTAACAACCATCCAGTAGATTACTTCATCCTCAAAAGATTCACACCACTCGAGGGACTAAGGGCTAACATCTTCACCGTGACAACAAACAAAGGCTCTGTACTACCATACGATGGACTAATGTTCAGAAGGGGACCTACACAGAAAGATGAATATAATAAAATCCGTGCAAATTCTTCCATCTCATTGACTGCAACTCTATCCAATGCCTACGGCTTCTACGAGGCTGGCACCTATCTTGTCAAGCTGAGCACAACTCTTACATTTGCTAGCTCTCTGGATGTGGGCCCAGTAACACAGCTGCTTGTATCCAACACCAATCGTCTCATGCTAACTGTCGGTGACAAGCAGCCACATCTAACAATCGGGGAGACCAATCGTAGGAAAGATGTGAAACAGAAAGTAGTCGATTTTTCAGTATTTAATACAAAGGCAATGAAAAACCCAAAATTTGGAGGTACTTGGACCGATGTAATGAAGAAAGATGCTACAAACGTGTACACCAAGGCCTTCCAGGTAATGTTGAATGCCACCGATTTGGCAGTGTTCAATACAAATAGATATACTACTTGGTTTGGTACGATTAATTACTCAGGTTATGTTAAATCTGTGCTTCAAGATTGTACAAACGATATGCAAGTGTACTCTTTCACTCTTTACAATGGCTTGAGTGTCCAAAGCGCATGTGGTCCTTACGACTATGCATACAGATTTGACGGAACACTCTATATTGTACTTTGTAAGGTCTACTATACATCAGGTTTTGAGGACAAATATGAGACAATCGTACACGAAATGACACATGCATCAGCCAGGACCGAAGACTATATGAATATGGTAGGACGGGTTGCAAGAAATTGGCCATCGATAATCCAGCAAAGGCTGTTAACAATGCTGACAACTATGCATACTTTACTGACAATCTGTGAAcacagtgataattataaaaatcCCTTGATTGTCAATTATAATTAGTAGATGTAGTGTGGGAGTCTACACGAACTGAATTTAGCTATTAACTATATATAGAGTGTATGCTGGGGTGTGCAGTGTATTAATATACACTTACAAACACTCCTTTCATTTCGTTGAAAATCACACCCTTGAAGATGATAGGTGTGGTTGGGTCTTGCGGGTTCTCATGCTCCAGTCTCCATCCCTCCTGCCTGAGCAGTGGGAGGGGGACAATAACATGGTCAACTGGAAATAAGGCACTTATGTACAGTATTCATGTAACATTAGGATTATTACGATTGGCATAGTGTTTGATGGATCGGTGCACcagcgcaagcgaggtatacggtagtgtatttGTCTGTGTGTCAGTGTCTgcctgtgtagactgctacagctgctcaaggatcaatgaagtgcaagaaagagtttctataggcttctagtaatgtTTTTTTTGGAtcttaattcgtggattttcaaaataatgcttcgttcccGAGTTATGTCTAGTTttacttacttggaatgccattgcagccttcagaagagtgcgtagcaaatgttgtccatggagtgttgctattcTACATAGTAGTTacctctgcactagaacgctagctacatggtagctgcaaaagtgagaaaagagctgcaaggctctactggtGCAGCCATTAGTCTTAGACTTTGTATATACttgtacttttggcatcctttttactAATAATCATTATTGATCATATCCCGCTCTGTGACTttccctgcatgcagcaaaattaatacatatgatatcatgcatgtgtgttaatagctagtatactttatgttatgtaactttgacatccaccgaggcatcagcacccgcggtgctttcattttataaGTTACCTGGAGTGATCCTATATTAGTCATAATCTGGCACAAGCAATACGCACCAGCACACAAATATGGCACACAAATATGGCCACTGAATACTACCACTTGAGCATTCATACAGGGTAGAAACCGAGCTACAATGGCTATTAAACACTCTTGACTACCATACTCGGTAtccagggctgcattgagggggggcgAGGGGGGTAATACGCCCCCTCTGGGCACAGTTTCCTAGGATCTGACAaattcatttgtactgctataattctgatgatttcgcccctcctacattttttATTTTCCCAATTCGcccccccctgatccaaaatcccGGATGTAGCCCTGGTACCACAACCCTTTCATTGCCTAACACAAAGGGAAAGTTGTGTATGGGGAAATATATGCTGACTACACTATACCCATGGGACTGGGATAGGTAGCAAGGAGGTGACCCGAGGTAATAGCCACAAGACAGCCTAGCCTATAAAAGAAATATCAAAATCATCGAATTATTGGAAGAAAAGTTTGAATCAAATGAAGTTTGCTGTCTCTCTCCTGCTGTCACTCTGTGTAAGTGGGGCCCTGTACGCTGGTCCCTTCACTGCCACCATCACCAACAAGCCAGTCTTCAAGCTGGGAGAGGAAGTCATCGTAGAGGTGACCCTCACTAACAACAGAAATACTGTTTCTTCAGAAACCATAATTAAGTTTACGGAGCATTTCTGTAGTATTTACACTAGTgaacaaaccacaaacatgattgttacaaaaaaagaaataccatatagcgcgaaatttttgctgttttcgtgggttagcaatcctacacgaaaattgttagAATTATCAACTATAACGTGCAAAATTAAAGGCCGGTGTAAATGGAGCTACATGACATATAACCACAAGTACGAAGCCAAATTTGGAGTCTAGTGTAGATAAAAGCAATATTAAAAATCATCGAATCAAAGAAGACAAACGAAGTTTGCTAGCTGTCTCTCTCCTGCTGTCACTCTGTGTGAGTGGCCCTGTCCGCTGGTTCCTTCACTGCCACCATCACCAACAAGCCAGTTTTCAAGCTGGGAGAGGAAGTCATCGTAGAGGTTACCCTCAATACTGTTTCTTCAGAAACCATAATTAAGTTTACGGAGCATTTCTGTAGTATTTACACTAGTgaacaaaccacaaacatgATTGTTACAAAAAAAagaaataccgtatagcgcgacatttttgctgttttcgtgggttagcaatcctacacgaaaattgttagAATTATCAACTATAACGTGCAAAATTAAAGGCCGGTGTAAATGGAGCTACATGACACATAACCACAAGTACGAAGCCAAATTTGGAGTCTAGCGTAGATAAAAGCAATATTAAAAATCATCGAATCAAAGAAGATAAACGAAGTTTGCTAGCTGTCTCTCTCCTGCTGTCACTCTGTGTGAGTGGCCCTGTCCGCTGGTTCCTTCACTGCCACCATCACCAACAGGCCAGTCTTCAAGCTGGGAGAGGAAGTCATCGTAGAGGTGACCCTCACTAACAACAGTACTACTGTTTCTTCAGAAACCATAATTAAGTTTACGGAGCATTTCTGTAGTATTTACACTAGTgaacaaaccacaaacatgattgttacaaaaaaagaaatgccgtgtagcgcgaaatttttgctgttttcgtgggttagcaatcctacacgaagaATTATCAACTATAACGTGCGAAAATTAAAGGCCGGTGTATATAAATGGAGCTATATGACACATAACCACTAGTACATAATTTGAAGCCAAATTTGGAGTCTGGTGTAGATAAAAGCAATATTACGAATCATTTGAATCAAAGACAAATGAAGTTTGCTGTCTCTCTCCTGCTGTCCCTCTGTGTGAGTGGGGCCCTGTCCGCTGGTCCCTTCACTGCCACTATCACCAACAAGCCAGTCTTCAAGCTGGGAGAGGAAGTCATCGTAGAGGTGACCCTCACCAACAACCATCCAGTAGACTACTTTATCCTCAAAAGATTCACACCACTCGAGGGACTCAGGGCTAACATCTTCACCGTGACAACAAACAAAGGCTCTGTACTACCATACGATGGACTAATGTTCAGAAGGGGACCTACACAGAAAGATGAATATATTAAAATCCGTGCAAATTCTTTCATCTCATCAACTGCAACTCTATCCATTGCCTACGGTTTCTATGAGGCTGGAACCTATCTTGTCAAGCTGAGCACAACTCTTACATTTGCTAGCTCTCTGGATGTGGGCCCAGTAACACAGCTGCTTGCATCCAACACCAATCGTCTCATGCTAACTGTCGGTGACAAGCAGCCATATCTAACAATCGGGGAGACCCATCGTAGGAAAGATGTGCAACAGAAAATAGTCGATGATTCAGTATTTAATACAAAGGAAATGAAAAACCCAAAATTTGGGGGTACTTGGACCGATGTAATGAAGAAAGATGCTACAAACGTGTACACCAAGGCCTTCCAGGTAATGCTGAAAGCCACCGATTTGGCAGTGTTCAATACAAATAGATATACTACTTGGTTCGGTAAGATTAATTACTCGGGTGATGTTAAATCTGTGCTTCAGGATTGTACAAACGATATGCAAGTGCAGTCTTTCACTCTTTACAATGGCTTGAGTGTCCGAAGCGCATGTGGTCGTTACGACTATGCATACACATATCATGGAGCAATCCGCATTGTACTTTGTAGCGTCTACTATACATCAGATTTTCAGGACAAATATGAGACAATCGTACACGAAATTACACATGCATCAGCCAGGACAGAAGACTATGAATATGGTAGGACGAATTGCAAGTATTTGGCCATCGATGATCCAGCAAGAGCTGTTAACAATGCTGATAACTATGGATACTTTACTGGCAATCTGTGAACACAGTGATATAAAAATCCCTCGATTGTCAATTATATTTAGTAGATGTAGTGTGGGAGTCTACACAAACTGAATTTAGCTATTAATTTATAGAGTGTATGCTGGGGTGTGCAGcgtattttttttttattattataataataggaacaagtacatgtaatataataatgAATATGGCAAAATGAGTTAAGTTATAGAGTTCAGCATGGCCTGAAGTTGGTCTCGGCGGCCACAACGTCTACAAGGGGTATAGATCTTGCtgtatgcactgcatgtacgcTGATCTTAGAAGGCTGAAAGAGATGGTGCATCTGAGCCAGCGTATAGTACTGCTGTAGGATTGGTCCCACTTCTGTGCGAGCATTGTGGCAAGTCTTTTGTAGAATACTGTAGCACCTTTACTCCACTGGCTGACAATACAATTGGAGTGAAGGAAGCATGCTCGACCTCCCTGATTCTCTGCTCGTAAGCTCTTTTCTTTTCAATTTCTATAGCATTGTGTTAGGGTTGTATTCCTGTTAGAAGGTGCATATGGGTTGATTACCCTGACATCAACGAAGGTTTTTTCATATCTCCCGCCCCAAAACCCGTTAGCAGCGACATCTAGTCTTGTTCCCTCAGTGGTGATGGCCGAGCGCATCATCATTCTTTTGCCTGTTACTTCCTGCAGAGTAGGCTCCACAGTGACTTCGTTACATACCTCTGTCAACAGTGTGGCAGTGAGGTCTCTTTTTCATTATGGCGGATTGACGGGAATCCACCACGGGGGCAAGAGAGGACATGTTCCACGGTGAAGTTGGAACCACATACACAGGTCATGGGAGTGCGAGTGGGGGGCCAGCCATAGCGGAGAGCCAGTGCATCCACAAAAGCACCTTTGTGCAAGCAGAATCCATGCTTGGCAATTTATATTTGTTATATTTGTATTTTATAGTATTACATACACTTACAAACACTCATTTCATTTCGTTGAAAACCATACCCTTGAAGATAATAGGTGTGGTTGGGTCTTGCGGGTTCTCATGCTCCAGTCTCCACCCCTCCTGCCTGAGCAGTGGGAGGAGGACAATAACATGGTCAACTGGAAATAAGGCACTTATGTAGAGTATTCATGTAACATTAGGATTATTACAATTGGCATAGCGTTTGTATATGcatcggtgcgcatgcgcaagtgaggtatccggtagtgtgtttgtctgtgtgtgtgtgtctagtctgtgtagactgctacagctgctcaaggatcaatgaaagagtttttataggcttctagtaacgtTTTTTTTTTGGATCTTAATTCGTTGATTTACAAagtaatgcttcgttctcaagttatgcctagttttgcttacttggaatgccattacagccttttcagaagagtgcgtagcaaatgttgtccatggagtgttgctactctacttagtagttagctctgcactagaacgctagctattggtagctgcaagattGAAAAGacagctgcaaggctctactggtGCAGCCATTAGTCttagactttgtacttttggcatcctttttactAATAATCCTGGCTGATCGTATCGCGCTCTTTGAGTttcactgcatgcagcaaCGAAATTAATGCAAATAAAAAATGACATCATGCCTATGTGCGTTAATAGCTAGtactttatgttatgtagctttgacatccaccgaggcatcagcacccacagtgctttcattttataaGTTACAGCCTAGAGTGATCCTATATTAGTCGTAATCAAATGTATAGGCCATAATAGATATCTGAACATTGTTACTATAGTCACTAGCTGTACCTGAAATCATTCTCTCTGAGTCTGGGGTAGAAGACACAGTCCAGGTACACAGAGAGGAGGTTGTTGAAGTCTTTGCTATTCTGAGACAGTCCAGGTACACAGAGAGGAGGTTGTTGAAGTCTTTGCTATTCTGAGAGTACATTGTCCAGTCACTGGCTGCCAAAGAGAGTGAGCAGTGAGTGTGTTATAACTGTATGGGGGGTGCCTCTCACCAGTGAAGGCATTCATGAAGCTGGTCAGAGATTGCGTGAGCATCTTGAGAAGAGATCTCGAATCGGGAATTG
This genomic stretch from Halichondria panicea chromosome 16, odHalPani1.1, whole genome shotgun sequence harbors:
- the LOC135349959 gene encoding LOW QUALITY PROTEIN: extracellular protease-like (The sequence of the model RefSeq protein was modified relative to this genomic sequence to represent the inferred CDS: deleted 2 bases in 1 codon), whose amino-acid sequence is MKFAVSLLLSLCVSGALSAGPFTATITNKPVFKLGDEVIVEVTLTNNHPVDYFILKRFTPLEGLRANIFTVTTNKGSVLPYDGLMFRRGPTQKDEYNKIRANSSISLTATLSNAYGFYEAGTYLVKLSTTLTFASSLDVGPVTQLLVSNTNRLMLTVGDKQPHLTIGETNRRKDVKQKVVDFSVFNTKAMKNPKFGGTWTDVMKKDATNVYTKAFQVMLNATDLAVFNTNRYTTWFGTINYSGYVKSVLQDCTNDMQVYSFTLYNGLSVQSACGPYDYAYRFDGTLYIVLCKVYYTSGFEDKYETIVHEMTHASARTEDYEYGRTGCKKLAIDNPAKAVNNADNYAYFTDNL
- the LOC135349960 gene encoding extracellular protease-like; its protein translation is MKFAVSLLLSLCVSGALSAGPFTATITNKPVFKLGEEVIVEVTLTNNHPVDYFILKRFTPLEGLRANIFTVTTNKGSVLPYDGLMFRRGPTQKDEYIKIRANSFISSTATLSIAYGFYEAGTYLVKLSTTLTFASSLDVGPVTQLLASNTNRLMLTVGDKQPYLTIGETHRRKDVQQKIVDDSVFNTKEMKNPKFGGTWTDVMKKDATNVYTKAFQVMLKATDLAVFNTNRYTTWFGKINYSGDVKSVLQDCTNDMQVQSFTLYNGLSVRSACGRYDYAYTYHGAIRIVLCSVYYTSDFQDKYETIVHEITHASARTEDYEYGRTNCKYLAIDDPARAVNNADNYGYFTGNL